Proteins encoded by one window of Sphingomonas ginkgonis:
- a CDS encoding methyltransferase: MAANARNPLTAKALCIKMSTQPDLPPPDDEVRREGALALLRHLRASDYRFTAVTPATHARVLARPAPARPSLRDIFGWNRSFAPDDLPPGLLATLRNAELVEQTVDGLRSRLRVATLENLSFVHSAYPTTAPDSVFFGPDTYRFIRFVEQHAPALRPRRILDMGTGCGAGGIVAARLFPDSDTVLADVNEGALQLASVNAEAAGVSVGMASTDRVLSGFDLIIANPPYIADSGARTYRNGGGLIGGALSLDWARHALNALTPGGTLLLYTGAAFVGGRAPLLDALAPLGRNLTVDELDPDVFGEQLDEESYESVERIAAVGIVLRRL; encoded by the coding sequence ATGGCAGCAAACGCTCGGAACCCGCTGACGGCCAAGGCGCTTTGCATCAAGATGTCGACCCAGCCGGATCTGCCGCCGCCCGACGACGAGGTCCGCCGGGAAGGGGCGCTGGCCCTGCTCCGGCATCTGCGCGCCAGCGACTACCGCTTCACCGCCGTCACGCCCGCGACCCACGCCCGGGTTCTCGCACGACCCGCGCCCGCAAGGCCGTCGCTGCGGGACATCTTCGGCTGGAACAGGTCGTTCGCGCCGGACGATCTTCCACCAGGGTTGCTGGCGACGCTCCGTAACGCCGAACTCGTCGAGCAGACGGTTGACGGGCTGCGCAGCCGATTGCGGGTCGCGACGCTGGAGAATCTTTCTTTCGTCCACTCGGCTTACCCGACGACCGCGCCCGATTCCGTCTTCTTCGGGCCCGACACCTATCGCTTCATCCGCTTCGTCGAGCAGCATGCCCCGGCGCTGCGCCCTCGACGAATCCTCGACATGGGGACCGGCTGCGGCGCTGGCGGGATCGTGGCGGCGCGGCTGTTTCCGGACAGCGACACCGTGTTGGCGGACGTCAACGAGGGCGCGCTGCAGCTTGCCTCGGTGAACGCCGAAGCCGCCGGCGTCTCGGTAGGGATGGCAAGCACGGATCGGGTGCTTTCCGGTTTCGACCTCATCATCGCCAATCCGCCGTACATCGCGGACAGTGGCGCGCGGACCTACCGAAACGGCGGTGGGCTGATCGGCGGTGCGCTGTCGCTCGACTGGGCCAGGCATGCACTCAATGCGTTGACGCCGGGCGGCACGCTGCTGCTCTATACCGGCGCAGCCTTCGTCGGCGGCCGAGCGCCTTTGCTTGATGCGCTCGCGCCGCTCGGTCGAAACCTGACGGTCGACGAACTAGATCCCGACGTGTTCGGCGAGCAGCTGGACGAAGAAAGCTATGAAAGTGTCGAGCGCATCGCAGCTGTAGGTATCGTGCTCAGACGCCTCTGA
- the mazG gene encoding nucleoside triphosphate pyrophosphohydrolase encodes MTLDRLVTIMKRLRDPVRGCEWDSVQTFATIAPYTIEEAYEVADAIQRDDMTALADELGDLQLQVVFHAEMAEELGLFTLDDVVTRISDKLERRHPHIFGDAENGGHHLWEQIKAEERAADPDQSALAGVALALPALERAAKLQKRAARVGFDWPDASGPRAKIDEELAELEAETSHERRTDELGDLLFAVVNLARHLKVDPEEALRQANRKFEQRFRSIETAPDFADLSLDEKEALWQAAKR; translated from the coding sequence ATGACTCTCGACCGTCTCGTCACCATCATGAAGCGCCTGCGCGATCCCGTCCGGGGGTGCGAGTGGGACAGCGTGCAGACCTTCGCGACCATCGCTCCGTACACGATCGAGGAAGCCTATGAAGTTGCCGACGCGATCCAGCGCGACGACATGACGGCACTCGCCGACGAGCTCGGCGACCTGCAGCTCCAGGTGGTTTTCCATGCCGAGATGGCCGAAGAACTGGGGCTATTCACGCTCGACGACGTCGTGACCCGCATCAGCGACAAGCTCGAACGCCGCCATCCGCACATTTTCGGCGACGCCGAGAATGGCGGTCATCATCTGTGGGAGCAGATCAAGGCCGAAGAACGCGCCGCCGATCCCGACCAGAGTGCGCTCGCCGGGGTGGCGCTAGCTCTTCCGGCGCTCGAACGCGCCGCCAAGCTGCAGAAGCGCGCCGCCCGGGTCGGTTTCGACTGGCCCGATGCCAGCGGCCCGCGCGCCAAGATCGACGAGGAACTGGCCGAGCTGGAGGCCGAGACCAGCCACGAACGGCGAACGGATGAGCTGGGGGACCTGCTGTTCGCGGTCGTGAACCTCGCACGCCATCTGAAGGTCGATCCCGAAGAGGCGCTCCGGCAGGCCAATCGCAAGTTCGAGCAGCGCTTCCGTTCGATCGAGACCGCCCCCGACTTCGCCGATCTCAGCCTGGATGAGAAGGAAGCGCTGTGGCAGGCAGCCAAGCGCTGA
- the hflX gene encoding GTPase HflX produces MSVFNRESDAGIGRGERAILVLPDRDGQGSARSQDARLDEAAGLAEAIGINVVGRRAFRIRQPRPATLFGKGQVEEIAGQVETEEAGLLVVDASLTPVQQKSLEDGTKAKVIDRTGLILEIFGERAATAEGRLQVELAHLDYQAGRLVRSWTHLERQRGGFGFLGGPGETQIEADRRLIRDRMAKIRRELEQVKRTRSLHRDRRQRAPWPVIALVGYTNAGKSTLFNRLTQAHVFAENLLFATLDPTMRDVRLPGFDKAILSDTVGFVSNLPTELIAAFRATLEEVASADLIVHVRDISHPDTDAQKSDVEDVLASLGLDEPDSPPRLEAWNKLDLLDGDERAAVLAEAARRDDVVPLSALGGEGTDALRERIAERLREGAEIHEIQLPVSDGERIAWLHARGEVLDSDVDEHVMRLRVRLSPENWTRFQAGQKLAAE; encoded by the coding sequence ATGAGCGTCTTCAACCGCGAATCCGACGCGGGGATCGGGCGGGGCGAGCGGGCGATCCTCGTTCTGCCGGACCGTGACGGGCAAGGCTCGGCGCGCAGCCAGGACGCGCGGCTCGACGAAGCCGCCGGACTGGCCGAGGCGATCGGAATCAACGTGGTCGGCCGCCGCGCCTTTCGCATCCGCCAGCCGCGCCCCGCGACCCTGTTCGGCAAGGGGCAGGTGGAGGAGATCGCCGGGCAGGTCGAGACGGAGGAGGCCGGGCTGCTGGTCGTGGATGCCAGCCTCACGCCGGTGCAGCAGAAGAGCCTGGAAGACGGCACCAAGGCCAAGGTCATCGACCGTACCGGATTGATCCTCGAGATCTTCGGCGAGCGCGCGGCGACCGCCGAGGGACGGCTGCAGGTCGAACTGGCGCATCTCGACTACCAGGCGGGGCGGCTGGTCCGCAGCTGGACCCACCTCGAACGGCAGCGCGGTGGTTTCGGCTTCCTTGGCGGGCCGGGCGAAACCCAGATCGAGGCCGACCGCCGGCTGATCCGCGATCGCATGGCCAAGATCCGCCGCGAGCTGGAGCAGGTGAAGCGCACCCGCAGCCTCCATCGAGACCGGCGCCAGCGCGCACCTTGGCCGGTGATCGCGCTGGTAGGCTATACCAACGCCGGCAAGTCGACGCTCTTCAACCGGCTGACGCAGGCCCATGTCTTCGCCGAGAACCTGCTGTTCGCGACGCTCGACCCGACGATGCGCGACGTGCGTTTGCCCGGGTTCGACAAGGCGATCCTGTCCGACACAGTCGGGTTCGTTTCCAACCTCCCGACCGAGCTGATCGCCGCGTTCCGCGCAACCCTGGAGGAGGTCGCCTCGGCCGACCTCATCGTCCATGTCCGCGACATCTCGCATCCCGATACGGACGCGCAGAAGAGCGATGTCGAGGACGTGCTGGCGTCGCTGGGGCTCGACGAGCCGGACTCGCCGCCAAGGCTGGAGGCGTGGAACAAGCTCGACCTGCTCGACGGCGACGAGCGCGCCGCGGTGCTCGCCGAAGCCGCCCGGCGCGACGATGTCGTGCCGCTTTCCGCGCTCGGCGGGGAGGGGACCGATGCGCTGCGCGAGCGGATCGCCGAACGGCTGCGCGAGGGGGCGGAGATCCACGAGATCCAGCTTCCGGTCAGCGACGGCGAGCGGATCGCGTGGCTTCATGCCCGCGGCGAGGTGCTGGATAGCGACGTCGACGAGCATGTCATGCGGTTGCGGGTGCGGCTCAGCCCCGAGAACTGGACCCGCTTCCAGGCCGGGCAGAAGCTCGCCGCCGAGTGA
- the hfq gene encoding RNA chaperone Hfq: MSNKPFNLQDHFLNSMRRQKIPATVFLIKGVKLQGIVTWFDTFSLLLRREGTAQLVYKHAISTIMPAAPVDGLELPPPEGEGKGLQDIFLTAARREQEPMVLYLVNGVMLQGEVAGFDQFSLLLERHRQTQLVYKHAISTLQPMGHLNLGPSEPAEEE; encoded by the coding sequence ATGAGCAATAAACCCTTCAACCTTCAGGATCATTTCCTCAACAGCATGCGCCGGCAGAAGATTCCGGCGACCGTTTTCCTGATCAAGGGGGTCAAGCTCCAGGGGATCGTCACCTGGTTCGACACCTTCTCGCTTCTCCTTCGCCGCGAAGGCACGGCGCAGCTCGTCTACAAGCATGCGATCTCGACCATCATGCCGGCGGCCCCCGTCGACGGCCTCGAGCTGCCGCCGCCCGAAGGCGAGGGGAAGGGGCTCCAGGACATCTTCCTGACCGCCGCCCGGCGCGAGCAGGAGCCGATGGTGCTCTACCTGGTGAACGGAGTGATGCTGCAGGGCGAGGTGGCCGGTTTCGACCAATTCTCGCTGCTCCTAGAGCGGCATCGCCAGACCCAGCTGGTCTACAAGCATGCTATCTCGACGCTTCAGCCGATGGGACATCTGAACCTCGGACCGAGCGAGCCGGCCGAGGAAGAATGA
- a CDS encoding sigma-54-dependent transcriptional regulator, protein MALEVLVVDDEADIRELVSGVLEDEGYAVRTAANSTEALDAIESRRPSLLLLDVWLQGSRLDGLQLLEQVKRRDPTLPVIMISGHGNLDTAVAAIREGAVDFIEKPFEANRLLHLVDRATETDRLKREVATLRRSAGADEQLDGSSVAINTVRATLKRVAPTGSRVMITGPAGVGKEIAARTIHNWSTRASGPFIVVSAAMMAPERVEEELFGSEQDGVARPGLLEQAHGGTLFLDEIADMPITTQGKILRVLTDQSYTRVGGQRPVKVDVRVLSATSRDLGELIAAGKFREDLYYRLNVVPVRIPPLRERREDIPEIAGHFLARYASERRIKSPVFSDEAMAALQAHDWPGNVRQLRNIIERTVILAPGDRLTSIEVDMLPGEVIETQGTPGVNSSTMSIMGSPLREARESFEREYLRVQIRRFSGNISRTASFIGMERSALHRKLKALGLGETRNGEE, encoded by the coding sequence ATGGCGTTGGAAGTGCTGGTGGTCGACGATGAGGCCGACATTCGCGAACTCGTGTCGGGCGTCCTCGAAGACGAAGGCTATGCCGTGCGCACCGCGGCCAACTCGACCGAGGCGCTCGACGCGATCGAGAGCCGGCGCCCGAGCCTGCTGCTGCTCGACGTATGGCTGCAGGGCTCGCGGCTCGACGGGCTGCAACTGCTCGAGCAGGTCAAGCGGCGGGATCCGACTTTGCCGGTGATCATGATCTCGGGCCACGGCAACCTCGACACCGCGGTGGCCGCGATCCGCGAGGGCGCCGTCGACTTCATCGAGAAGCCGTTCGAGGCGAACCGGCTGCTCCACCTGGTCGACCGTGCGACAGAGACCGACCGGCTGAAGCGCGAGGTGGCGACGCTGCGCCGGAGCGCCGGGGCGGACGAGCAGCTCGACGGCAGCTCGGTCGCGATCAACACGGTACGCGCCACGCTGAAGCGGGTCGCGCCGACCGGCAGCCGGGTGATGATCACCGGGCCCGCGGGCGTGGGCAAGGAGATCGCCGCGCGGACCATCCACAACTGGAGCACCCGGGCGAGCGGGCCCTTCATCGTCGTCTCGGCGGCAATGATGGCGCCGGAGCGGGTCGAGGAGGAGCTGTTCGGCAGCGAGCAGGACGGGGTTGCCCGTCCGGGCCTGCTCGAGCAGGCGCACGGGGGCACGCTGTTCCTCGACGAGATCGCCGACATGCCGATCACCACCCAGGGCAAGATCCTTCGCGTGCTGACCGACCAGAGCTATACGCGGGTCGGCGGGCAGCGACCGGTCAAGGTCGACGTGCGGGTGCTCTCGGCGACTTCCCGCGACCTCGGCGAGCTGATCGCGGCGGGCAAGTTCCGCGAGGATCTCTATTACCGCCTGAACGTCGTCCCGGTGCGGATTCCGCCGCTTCGCGAGCGGCGCGAAGACATTCCCGAGATCGCCGGGCACTTTCTCGCCCGCTACGCGTCCGAGCGGCGGATCAAGAGCCCGGTGTTCAGCGACGAGGCCATGGCCGCGCTGCAGGCGCATGACTGGCCGGGCAACGTCCGCCAGCTTCGCAACATCATCGAGCGCACCGTGATTCTCGCCCCGGGCGACCGGCTGACCAGCATCGAGGTCGACATGCTGCCGGGCGAGGTGATCGAGACCCAAGGGACGCCCGGGGTCAATTCGTCCACCATGTCGATCATGGGCTCGCCACTCCGCGAGGCGCGCGAGAGCTTCGAGCGTGAATATCTCCGCGTTCAGATCCGCCGCTTTTCCGGCAACATCTCGCGGACGGCCTCGTTCATCGGGATGGAGCGCTCGGCGCTCCACCGGAAGCTCAAGGCGCTCGGGCTCGGCGAGACCCGCAACGGAGAGGAATAA
- a CDS encoding sensor histidine kinase, whose product MDAPAAASPLTNSPRRIARWLEQDRAGGRFYAALEAGTALLLLVVLAASYAFLRGVSAPGKMVPPPLMALLLVVNLIPAIALMVLFSRRLALRRAERSGLGSGRLHVRLVALFSVIAAVPTVLVAIFASLLLQSGLEFWFSNKARGMLENTVQLARSTYEREVNDVAGNTLAMSTDLAAFLHALPIEDPRFADYFARTQVYQRGLSEAMLFNIGKDGQIRTFAIVSPYERQLDKAVNAAMVKQLANRTFVEVSSKDRIGALIKVDYSPAPYLYAAQIYDPAFRSQMRQANDVLADYRTLLVRSRNNQLKFNAALLLGSLLIVGLAIFFALSIADRLVRPLGQLVGAAGRIEEGDFSTRVVEDKSDDEIGLLAAAFNRMTGRLEEQTGDLKSANTQLDLRRAFIEAVLSSVTAGVVAIDRDRRVSLINRSAEELLRRGSGEPEGQPLAELSEELDEFLRTEQREAQVQVAAAESGQRTLAVKRSRTQDGFVLTFDDITDQLSDQRRAAWSDIARRIAHEIKNPLTPIQLAAERLQRRYGGEIKTDPDTFQRLTETIVRQVGDLRRMVDEFSNFARMPKPVFREENLHDIARTALFLHEVAHPGISFTLDPPTGALRMVCDRRQLGQALTNVVKNAVEAIDARRSRGDQSLEGDRVALALRESDENIVIDVTDTGVGLPEDRERLTEPYMTTRVRGTGLGLAIVKKIVEEHGGEIAFLDRRGGGTHVRIAFDRQRLAALAQADEGADDRQDNGSATDGDATPRRRTDESEER is encoded by the coding sequence ATGGATGCGCCGGCCGCTGCCTCTCCCCTGACCAACAGCCCGCGGCGCATCGCCCGCTGGCTTGAACAGGACCGCGCCGGCGGCCGCTTCTACGCGGCGCTGGAGGCAGGGACGGCCCTGCTTCTGCTGGTCGTGCTCGCGGCCAGCTACGCCTTCCTGCGGGGCGTGTCGGCACCGGGAAAGATGGTCCCGCCGCCGCTGATGGCGTTGCTGCTGGTCGTCAATCTCATCCCTGCCATCGCGCTGATGGTTCTCTTCTCCCGCCGGCTCGCGCTTCGCCGGGCGGAGCGGAGCGGGCTCGGCAGCGGGCGGCTCCACGTCAGGCTGGTCGCGCTCTTCTCGGTCATCGCCGCGGTGCCGACCGTGCTGGTCGCCATCTTCGCCTCGCTGCTGCTCCAGTCGGGTCTCGAGTTCTGGTTCTCCAACAAGGCCCGCGGAATGCTGGAGAACACGGTCCAGCTTGCCCGTTCGACCTACGAGCGCGAGGTCAATGACGTCGCCGGGAACACGCTCGCGATGAGCACCGACCTGGCGGCCTTCCTCCACGCGCTGCCGATCGAGGACCCGCGCTTCGCCGACTATTTCGCGCGGACGCAGGTCTACCAGCGCGGCCTGTCGGAGGCGATGCTGTTCAACATCGGCAAGGACGGCCAGATCCGCACCTTCGCCATCGTCAGCCCCTACGAGCGGCAGCTCGACAAGGCCGTGAACGCCGCGATGGTGAAGCAGCTGGCCAACCGGACCTTCGTCGAGGTGAGTTCCAAGGACCGGATCGGGGCGCTGATAAAGGTCGACTATTCGCCGGCGCCTTACCTCTACGCGGCGCAGATCTACGATCCCGCCTTCCGCAGCCAGATGCGGCAGGCGAACGACGTGCTCGCCGACTATCGGACGCTGCTCGTCCGATCCCGCAACAACCAGCTGAAGTTCAACGCGGCGCTGCTGCTGGGATCGCTGCTGATCGTCGGGCTGGCGATCTTCTTCGCGCTCAGCATCGCGGATCGGCTGGTGCGGCCGCTCGGGCAGCTGGTCGGCGCGGCCGGGCGGATCGAGGAAGGCGACTTCTCGACCCGGGTGGTCGAGGACAAGTCGGACGACGAGATCGGGCTGCTCGCCGCGGCGTTCAACCGGATGACCGGGCGGCTGGAGGAGCAGACCGGCGACCTCAAGTCCGCCAACACCCAGCTCGACCTGCGCCGCGCCTTCATCGAGGCGGTGCTGTCGAGCGTGACCGCGGGGGTGGTCGCGATCGACCGGGATCGCCGCGTGTCGCTGATCAATCGCTCGGCCGAAGAGCTGCTCCGCCGCGGTTCGGGCGAGCCCGAGGGACAGCCGCTGGCCGAGTTGTCGGAGGAGCTCGACGAATTCCTCCGTACCGAGCAGCGCGAGGCGCAGGTCCAGGTCGCGGCGGCGGAGAGCGGGCAGCGAACGCTTGCGGTCAAGCGCTCGCGCACCCAGGACGGTTTCGTCCTGACCTTCGACGACATCACCGACCAGCTCAGCGACCAGCGTCGCGCCGCCTGGTCCGACATCGCGCGGCGCATCGCGCACGAGATCAAGAACCCGCTGACCCCGATCCAGCTCGCGGCGGAGCGGCTGCAGCGGCGCTACGGCGGCGAGATCAAGACCGATCCCGACACTTTCCAGCGGCTGACCGAGACGATCGTCCGGCAGGTCGGCGACCTCCGGCGGATGGTCGACGAGTTCAGCAATTTCGCGCGCATGCCCAAGCCGGTGTTCCGCGAGGAGAACCTCCACGACATCGCGCGGACCGCGCTGTTCCTCCACGAGGTCGCGCACCCCGGGATCAGCTTCACCCTCGATCCGCCGACCGGCGCGCTGCGGATGGTGTGCGACCGGCGCCAGCTCGGCCAGGCGCTGACCAACGTGGTCAAAAACGCGGTGGAGGCGATCGACGCCCGCCGCAGCCGGGGCGACCAGAGCCTCGAAGGCGACCGGGTGGCGCTCGCGCTGCGCGAGAGCGACGAAAACATCGTCATCGATGTCACCGACACGGGCGTCGGGCTGCCCGAGGACCGCGAACGGCTGACCGAGCCCTACATGACCACCCGCGTGCGTGGCACCGGGCTCGGGCTGGCGATCGTCAAGAAGATCGTCGAGGAACATGGCGGCGAGATCGCCTTCCTCGACCGGCGCGGCGGCGGCACCCACGTCCGCATCGCCTTCGACCGGCAGCGTCTGGCGGCGCTGGCCCAGGCCGACGAAGGCGCCGACGACAGGCAAGACAATGGTTCGGCAACCGACGGCGACGCGACGCCCCGGCGCCGGACCGACGAGAGCGAGGAGCGATAA
- the dusB gene encoding tRNA dihydrouridine synthase DusB: MSLVKPISIGPVRIDAPVILAPMTGVTDLPFRKIVKRFGAGLTVSEMIASAAAIRETRQSLQKALWDPSEEPVSLQLAGCSPIEMAEAAKLNEQRGAAIIDINMGCPVRKVVNGDAGSALMRDLPLAASLIKATVKAVSIPVTVKMRMGWCHDSLNAPELARIAEDLGARMITVHGRTRNQMYKGSADWAFVRRVKQAVSLPVIVNGDICTREEARTALEQSGADGVMIGRGAYGRPWLLGQVMADLSGGGTRPDPSLDEQLATMLEQYDAMQSLYGRQTGVNLARKHLGWYTKGLPGSAEFRNKVNFVDDPVTVVAMLREFYAPFLSRAAA; this comes from the coding sequence ATGAGCCTCGTCAAACCCATCTCGATCGGCCCGGTCCGCATCGACGCGCCGGTCATCCTGGCGCCGATGACCGGCGTCACCGACCTGCCGTTCCGCAAGATCGTCAAGCGGTTCGGGGCGGGGCTGACGGTCAGCGAGATGATCGCGAGCGCGGCCGCGATCCGCGAGACGCGCCAGTCGCTGCAGAAGGCGCTGTGGGACCCGAGCGAGGAGCCAGTCTCGCTCCAGCTCGCCGGTTGCTCGCCTATCGAGATGGCCGAGGCCGCCAAGCTGAACGAGCAGCGCGGCGCGGCGATCATCGACATCAACATGGGCTGTCCGGTCCGCAAGGTGGTGAACGGCGATGCTGGGTCCGCGCTGATGCGCGACCTGCCGCTCGCCGCGAGCCTGATCAAGGCGACGGTCAAGGCGGTGTCGATCCCGGTCACCGTGAAGATGCGGATGGGCTGGTGCCACGACAGCCTGAACGCGCCCGAGCTCGCGCGCATCGCGGAGGATCTCGGCGCGCGGATGATCACGGTCCACGGGCGGACCCGCAACCAGATGTACAAGGGCAGCGCCGACTGGGCGTTCGTCCGGCGGGTCAAGCAGGCGGTCAGCCTGCCGGTGATCGTCAACGGCGACATCTGCACCCGGGAGGAGGCGCGGACCGCGCTCGAGCAGTCGGGCGCGGACGGGGTGATGATCGGGCGCGGGGCGTACGGGCGGCCGTGGCTTCTGGGTCAGGTCATGGCCGACCTGTCCGGCGGCGGCACGCGGCCCGACCCCAGCCTCGACGAGCAGCTGGCGACCATGCTTGAGCAATATGACGCCATGCAGTCATTGTACGGGCGGCAGACGGGCGTGAACCTCGCCCGCAAGCATCTCGGCTGGTACACCAAGGGGTTGCCGGGTTCGGCCGAGTTCCGGAACAAGGTCAATTTCGTCGACGATCCGGTGACGGTCGTCGCCATGCTGCGCGAATTCTACGCGCCTTTCCTGAGCCGCGCCGCCGCCTGA
- a CDS encoding bifunctional 2-C-methyl-D-erythritol 4-phosphate cytidylyltransferase/2-C-methyl-D-erythritol 2,4-cyclodiphosphate synthase encodes MTVIALIVAAGSGQRLGGGLPKQYRLLGSRSLLRRAVEALIGHPRIDAVRVVIGPGQDARAAEALAGLDVGEPIVGGAERAESVANGLAAIPDGIVLVHDAARPFCPPSVVDRLLDALQSHDGAVPVLPVADTLAKGDRVLTGTVERDRLYRVQTPQAFHVEDLRFALEEAGSRRATDESSVLIAAGLRVATVEGDENLHKLTTSSDWERAEMLIAAQMVSRTGMGFDVHAFEGPGPIMLGGIEVAHDRGLAGHSDADVVLHAITDALLGAASLGDIGQHFPPSDPQWKGAASALFLDHAAGLIRNRGGIIDHVDCTVICEAPKVGPHRDAIRARVADILGLSGEAVSIKATTTEKLGFTGRREGIAAQAVATIRMEQAR; translated from the coding sequence ATGACCGTCATCGCCCTCATCGTCGCCGCCGGCAGCGGCCAGCGCCTCGGCGGCGGCCTGCCCAAGCAGTATCGCTTGCTCGGCTCCCGGTCGCTCCTTCGCCGCGCGGTCGAGGCGCTGATAGGCCATCCGCGGATCGACGCCGTCCGGGTGGTGATCGGCCCCGGGCAGGACGCGCGGGCAGCCGAGGCGCTCGCCGGACTGGACGTGGGCGAGCCGATCGTCGGCGGCGCCGAGCGCGCCGAGAGCGTGGCCAACGGCCTGGCTGCCATCCCCGACGGGATCGTCCTCGTCCATGACGCCGCCCGCCCCTTCTGCCCGCCCTCGGTGGTCGACCGGCTGCTCGATGCCCTGCAGAGCCATGACGGCGCGGTGCCGGTGCTGCCGGTGGCGGACACGCTGGCGAAGGGCGACCGGGTGCTGACCGGCACCGTCGAGCGCGACCGCCTGTACCGGGTGCAGACCCCGCAGGCCTTCCACGTCGAGGACCTCCGGTTCGCGCTGGAGGAGGCGGGGAGCCGCCGGGCGACCGACGAAAGCTCGGTCCTGATCGCCGCCGGGCTGCGGGTCGCGACGGTCGAGGGCGATGAGAACCTGCACAAGCTGACCACTTCAAGCGACTGGGAACGCGCGGAAATGTTGATTGCGGCACAGATGGTCTCCCGCACCGGCATGGGCTTCGATGTCCACGCCTTCGAGGGTCCCGGCCCGATCATGCTTGGGGGGATCGAGGTGGCGCACGATCGGGGTCTCGCCGGACACAGCGACGCCGACGTCGTGCTCCACGCCATCACCGATGCGCTGCTCGGCGCGGCGTCGCTGGGCGACATCGGCCAGCACTTCCCGCCCAGCGATCCCCAGTGGAAGGGCGCCGCCTCCGCCCTGTTCCTCGACCATGCCGCCGGCCTGATCCGAAATCGCGGCGGGATCATCGACCATGTCGACTGCACCGTCATCTGCGAGGCTCCGAAGGTCGGCCCGCACCGGGACGCGATCCGCGCCCGGGTGGCGGACATCCTCGGCCTTTCGGGCGAAGCGGTGAGCATCAAGGCAACCACCACCGAGAAGCTGGGTTTCACCGGACGACGCGAAGGGATTGCCGCGCAGGCGGTGGCCACCATTCGCATGGAACAGGCGCGATGA
- a CDS encoding CinA family protein encodes MTDLLSPELVDKARQVIEANRAAGRRIALAESCTGGLVSAALTEIPGSSDVFEVGFVTYSNEAKSSALRISEDIISTFGAVSVATAWQMARGALEKSGADVAVAITGIAGPGGGSATKPVGTVVFARAEKDADPAKIVADSHLFDPSEGRAGIRRQAALCALDLLLP; translated from the coding sequence ATGACCGACCTTCTCTCCCCTGAACTCGTCGACAAGGCCCGCCAGGTCATCGAGGCCAACCGCGCCGCCGGTCGTCGCATCGCGCTGGCCGAAAGCTGCACCGGCGGGCTCGTCTCGGCGGCGCTGACCGAGATCCCGGGTTCTTCCGACGTGTTCGAAGTCGGCTTCGTAACCTATTCGAACGAGGCGAAGAGTTCGGCACTGCGCATCAGCGAAGACATCATCTCGACATTTGGCGCGGTCAGCGTCGCGACTGCCTGGCAGATGGCCCGTGGCGCGCTCGAAAAGTCGGGCGCGGACGTGGCGGTGGCAATCACCGGGATCGCGGGACCGGGCGGCGGGTCGGCGACCAAGCCGGTCGGCACCGTCGTCTTCGCCCGCGCCGAGAAGGACGCCGACCCGGCCAAGATCGTCGCCGACAGTCACTTGTTCGACCCGTCGGAAGGCCGCGCCGGGATCCGCCGTCAGGCGGCGCTCTGCGCGCTCGACCTGTTGCTGCCGTAG
- a CDS encoding type II toxin-antitoxin system RatA family toxin: protein MPRHSETKHLPYTPEQLFELVADVKNYDKFLPWVTAVRVRSSSEVETIADLVVGFSAFKERFTSKVHKERPGRICVDYIEGPLKYLHNEWKFSPAEDGGTDVFFSVDFAFKSRLFEAVAGQVFDRALRRMTGAFETRAAELYGSNRSSAQSAA, encoded by the coding sequence ATGCCCCGCCACAGCGAGACCAAGCATCTGCCCTACACGCCCGAGCAGCTGTTCGAGCTGGTCGCGGACGTGAAGAATTACGACAAGTTCCTGCCGTGGGTGACCGCGGTGCGGGTCCGCTCGTCGAGCGAGGTCGAGACGATCGCCGACCTCGTCGTCGGGTTCAGCGCGTTCAAGGAGCGGTTCACCAGCAAGGTCCACAAGGAGCGGCCCGGGCGGATCTGCGTCGACTATATCGAGGGGCCGCTCAAATATTTGCATAACGAGTGGAAGTTCAGTCCGGCCGAGGACGGCGGGACGGACGTCTTCTTCTCGGTCGACTTCGCCTTCAAGTCGCGGTTGTTCGAGGCGGTGGCAGGGCAGGTATTCGACCGCGCGCTGCGGCGCATGACGGGCGCGTTCGAGACCCGCGCCGCCGAACTCTACGGCAGCAACAGGTCGAGCGCGCAGAGCGCCGCCTGA